A stretch of the Salmo salar chromosome ssa20, Ssal_v3.1, whole genome shotgun sequence genome encodes the following:
- the LOC106580204 gene encoding bromodomain-containing protein 3 isoform X3, with protein MSAVPASAPALVNPSPPEFTNPNKPGRKTNQLQYMQNVVVKTLWKHQFAWPFYTPVDAIKLCLADYHKVIKSPMDMGTIKKRLENNYYWSASECMQDFNTMFTNCYIYNKPTDDIVLMAQALEKIFLQKVAQMPQEEVELLPPAPKVKAARKPGGPVSAESQAQGESTDSPPSSYPSSPPLLSQTPVIAATPVPTITSVTPVRAVPTATSMMAVVPTAQPVIKKKGVKRKADTTTPTTSAISASRSDSPTQLLESKQENVLSRRESTVRSVKPPKKDTEDGEAPLLSGKKGKLGEQLKHCEVILKEMLSKKYTAHAWPFYKPVDAEALELHDYHEIIKHPMDLSTVKKKMDSRDYQDAQSFATDVRLMFSNCYKYNPPDHEVVAMARKLQDVFEMRFAKMPDEPIEATQLSTMPVVSKSTESSESSGNTSSTESSDSEEERATRLAELQEQVGSEQLKAVHEQLAVLSQAPVSKPKKMEKKQKEKKKEKDKDKANKGKADDEKKPKSAQQTKPANQKKAPARKPNRTGTATRQPKKGTKVVAANNESEEEPSLPMSYDEKRQLSLDINRLPGEKLGRVVHIIQAREPSLRDSNPDEIEIDFETLKPSTLRELERYVKSCLQKKQRKLLQKAGSAPAGGASRMSGSSSSSDSGSSSSSGSSSESSDSD; from the exons ATGTCGGCTGTTCCTGCGTCCGCCCCGGCACTTGTCAATCCCTCGCCACCAGAGTTCACCAACCCCAACAAGCCTGGCCGGAAAACAAACCAACTACAGTACATGCAGAACGTTGTGGTGAAGACTCTATGGAAGCATCAGTTTGCGTGGCCCTTTTACACACCTGTGGATGCCATCAAATTATGTCTCGCC GACTATCATAAAGTTATCAAGAGcccaatggacatgggaacaataaagAAGAGGCTAGAGAATAACTACTACTGGAGTGCCAGCGAGTGTATGCAGGACTTCAATACAATGTTTACCAACTGTTATATCTACAACAAG CCTACAGATGACATTGTGCTGATGGCCCAAGCTCTAGAGAAGATATTCTTACAGAAAGTGGCCCAAATGCCTCAGGAGGAGGTGGAGCTGCTACCACCGGCGCCCAAAGTCAAAGCAGCCCGCAAACCAGGAGGGCCCGTTAGTGCAG AGAGCCAAGCACAGGGTGAGTCGACGGATTCACCCCCATCTTCTTACCCTAGCTCCCCTCCACTTCTGTCTCAGACTCCTGTCATAGCAGCCACGCCAGTGCCAACCATTACATCTGTTACCCCTGTCCGAGCTGTGCCTACCGCTACCTCCATGATGGCTGTGGTTCCAACGGCACAGCCAGTCATCAAA AAAAAGGGGGTCAAGCGGAAAGCAGACACAACAACTCCCACCACCTCAGCAATCTCGGCCAGTAGAAGTGACTCCCCTACCCAGCTCCTAGAATCCAAACAGGAGAATGTCTTGTCCAGGCGGGAGAGCACAGTGCGGTCCGTCAAGCCTCCCAAAAAGGACACAGAGGATGGAGAGGCGCCACTGCTCAGTGGCAAGAAAGGCAAGCTCGGCGAGCAGCTGAAGCACTGCGAAGTCATCCTGAAGGAGATGCTGTCCAAGAAGTACACGGCCCACGCTTGGCCTTTCTACAAGCCTGTAGACGCAGAAGCGCTAGAACTACATGACTACCATGAAATCATCAAACACCCCATGGACCTGAGCACTGTCAAA AAAAAAATGGACAGTCGAGATTACCAAGATGCCCAAAGTTTTGCGACAGACGTCCGGTTAATGTTTTCAAATTGCTACAAGTACAACCCCCCCGACCACGAGGTTGTTGCAATGGCCAGGAAGCTCCAG GATGTGTTTGAGATGCGATTTGCCAAGATGCCGGACGAGCCCATCGAAGCCACCCAGCTCTCCACCATGCCGGTGGTAAGCAAGAGTACAGAGAGCAGTGAGAGCAGCGGCAACACCTCCAGTACGGAGAGCTCCGACTCAGAGGAGGAGCGGGCCACGCGGCTCGCCGAACTGCAGGAACAGGTGGGTTCGGAACAG CTGAAGGCCGTTCACGAACAGCTGGCTGTTCTGTCGCAGGCCCCAGTAAGTAAACCAAAGAAAATGGAGAAAAAGCaaaaagagaagaagaaagagaaggaCAAAGACAAAGCCAACAAGGGGAAGGCTGATGACGAGAAGAAGCCCAAGTCAGCACAGCAAACCAAGCCAGCTAATCAGAAGAAGGCTCCAGCCCGGAAACCAAACCGCACGGGGACGGCTACCAG GCAACCGAAGAAAGGGACCAAGGTGGTGGCGGCAAACAACGAGTCTGAAGAGGAGCCGTCCCTTCCCATGTCATACGACGAGAAGCGCCAGCTCAGCCTGGACATCAACCGTCTTCCGGGTGAGAAGTTGGGCAGGGTGGTCCACATCATCCAGGCCCGGGAGCCTTCGCTGCGTGACTCCAATCCGGACGAGATAGAGATAGACTTTGAGACACTCAAACCCTCTACTCTTCGTGAGCTCGAACGATACGTCAAGTCCTGTTTGCAAAAAAAACAGCGGAAACTTTTAC
- the LOC106580204 gene encoding bromodomain-containing protein 3 isoform X1, whose amino-acid sequence MSAVPASAPALVNPSPPEFTNPNKPGRKTNQLQYMQNVVVKTLWKHQFAWPFYTPVDAIKLCLADYHKVIKSPMDMGTIKKRLENNYYWSASECMQDFNTMFTNCYIYNKPTDDIVLMAQALEKIFLQKVAQMPQEEVELLPPAPKVKAARKPGGPVSAESQAQGESTDSPPSSYPSSPPLLSQTPVIAATPVPTITSVTPVRAVPTATSMMAVVPTAQPVIKKKGVKRKADTTTPTTSAISASRSDSPTQLLESKQENVLSRRESTVRSVKPPKKDTEDGEAPLLSGKKGKLGEQLKHCEVILKEMLSKKYTAHAWPFYKPVDAEALELHDYHEIIKHPMDLSTVKKKMDSRDYQDAQSFATDVRLMFSNCYKYNPPDHEVVAMARKLQDVFEMRFAKMPDEPIEATQLSTMPVVSKSTESSESSGNTSSTESSDSEEERATRLAELQEQVGSEQQITVEHPNGNRAGGKNGCAKHFQLKAVHEQLAVLSQAPVSKPKKMEKKQKEKKKEKDKDKANKGKADDEKKPKSAQQTKPANQKKAPARKPNRTGTATRQPKKGTKVVAANNESEEEPSLPMSYDEKRQLSLDINRLPGEKLGRVVHIIQAREPSLRDSNPDEIEIDFETLKPSTLRELERYVKSCLQKKQRKLLQKAGSAPAGGASRMSGSSSSSDSGSSSSSGSSSESSDSD is encoded by the exons ATGTCGGCTGTTCCTGCGTCCGCCCCGGCACTTGTCAATCCCTCGCCACCAGAGTTCACCAACCCCAACAAGCCTGGCCGGAAAACAAACCAACTACAGTACATGCAGAACGTTGTGGTGAAGACTCTATGGAAGCATCAGTTTGCGTGGCCCTTTTACACACCTGTGGATGCCATCAAATTATGTCTCGCC GACTATCATAAAGTTATCAAGAGcccaatggacatgggaacaataaagAAGAGGCTAGAGAATAACTACTACTGGAGTGCCAGCGAGTGTATGCAGGACTTCAATACAATGTTTACCAACTGTTATATCTACAACAAG CCTACAGATGACATTGTGCTGATGGCCCAAGCTCTAGAGAAGATATTCTTACAGAAAGTGGCCCAAATGCCTCAGGAGGAGGTGGAGCTGCTACCACCGGCGCCCAAAGTCAAAGCAGCCCGCAAACCAGGAGGGCCCGTTAGTGCAG AGAGCCAAGCACAGGGTGAGTCGACGGATTCACCCCCATCTTCTTACCCTAGCTCCCCTCCACTTCTGTCTCAGACTCCTGTCATAGCAGCCACGCCAGTGCCAACCATTACATCTGTTACCCCTGTCCGAGCTGTGCCTACCGCTACCTCCATGATGGCTGTGGTTCCAACGGCACAGCCAGTCATCAAA AAAAAGGGGGTCAAGCGGAAAGCAGACACAACAACTCCCACCACCTCAGCAATCTCGGCCAGTAGAAGTGACTCCCCTACCCAGCTCCTAGAATCCAAACAGGAGAATGTCTTGTCCAGGCGGGAGAGCACAGTGCGGTCCGTCAAGCCTCCCAAAAAGGACACAGAGGATGGAGAGGCGCCACTGCTCAGTGGCAAGAAAGGCAAGCTCGGCGAGCAGCTGAAGCACTGCGAAGTCATCCTGAAGGAGATGCTGTCCAAGAAGTACACGGCCCACGCTTGGCCTTTCTACAAGCCTGTAGACGCAGAAGCGCTAGAACTACATGACTACCATGAAATCATCAAACACCCCATGGACCTGAGCACTGTCAAA AAAAAAATGGACAGTCGAGATTACCAAGATGCCCAAAGTTTTGCGACAGACGTCCGGTTAATGTTTTCAAATTGCTACAAGTACAACCCCCCCGACCACGAGGTTGTTGCAATGGCCAGGAAGCTCCAG GATGTGTTTGAGATGCGATTTGCCAAGATGCCGGACGAGCCCATCGAAGCCACCCAGCTCTCCACCATGCCGGTGGTAAGCAAGAGTACAGAGAGCAGTGAGAGCAGCGGCAACACCTCCAGTACGGAGAGCTCCGACTCAGAGGAGGAGCGGGCCACGCGGCTCGCCGAACTGCAGGAACAGGTGGGTTCGGAACAG CAAATCACTGTGGAGCACCCCAATGGTAACAGGGCGGGGGGAAAAAACGGGTGTGCCAAACATTTTCAG CTGAAGGCCGTTCACGAACAGCTGGCTGTTCTGTCGCAGGCCCCAGTAAGTAAACCAAAGAAAATGGAGAAAAAGCaaaaagagaagaagaaagagaaggaCAAAGACAAAGCCAACAAGGGGAAGGCTGATGACGAGAAGAAGCCCAAGTCAGCACAGCAAACCAAGCCAGCTAATCAGAAGAAGGCTCCAGCCCGGAAACCAAACCGCACGGGGACGGCTACCAG GCAACCGAAGAAAGGGACCAAGGTGGTGGCGGCAAACAACGAGTCTGAAGAGGAGCCGTCCCTTCCCATGTCATACGACGAGAAGCGCCAGCTCAGCCTGGACATCAACCGTCTTCCGGGTGAGAAGTTGGGCAGGGTGGTCCACATCATCCAGGCCCGGGAGCCTTCGCTGCGTGACTCCAATCCGGACGAGATAGAGATAGACTTTGAGACACTCAAACCCTCTACTCTTCGTGAGCTCGAACGATACGTCAAGTCCTGTTTGCAAAAAAAACAGCGGAAACTTTTAC
- the LOC106580204 gene encoding bromodomain-containing protein 3 isoform X2 → MSAVPASAPALVNPSPPEFTNPNKPGRKTNQLQYMQNVVVKTLWKHQFAWPFYTPVDAIKLCLADYHKVIKSPMDMGTIKKRLENNYYWSASECMQDFNTMFTNCYIYNKPTDDIVLMAQALEKIFLQKVAQMPQEEVELLPPAPKVKAARKPGGPVSAESQAQGESTDSPPSSYPSSPPLLSQTPVIAATPVPTITSVTPVRAVPTATSMMAVVPTAQPVIKKKGVKRKADTTTPTTSAISASRSDSPTQLLESKQENVLSRRESTVRSVKPPKKDTEDGEAPLLSGKKGKLGEQLKHCEVILKEMLSKKYTAHAWPFYKPVDAEALELHDYHEIIKHPMDLSTVKKKMDSRDYQDAQSFATDVRLMFSNCYKYNPPDHEVVAMARKLQDVFEMRFAKMPDEPIEATQLSTMPVVSKSTESSESSGNTSSTESSDSEEERATRLAELQEQQITVEHPNGNRAGGKNGCAKHFQLKAVHEQLAVLSQAPVSKPKKMEKKQKEKKKEKDKDKANKGKADDEKKPKSAQQTKPANQKKAPARKPNRTGTATRQPKKGTKVVAANNESEEEPSLPMSYDEKRQLSLDINRLPGEKLGRVVHIIQAREPSLRDSNPDEIEIDFETLKPSTLRELERYVKSCLQKKQRKLLQKAGSAPAGGASRMSGSSSSSDSGSSSSSGSSSESSDSD, encoded by the exons ATGTCGGCTGTTCCTGCGTCCGCCCCGGCACTTGTCAATCCCTCGCCACCAGAGTTCACCAACCCCAACAAGCCTGGCCGGAAAACAAACCAACTACAGTACATGCAGAACGTTGTGGTGAAGACTCTATGGAAGCATCAGTTTGCGTGGCCCTTTTACACACCTGTGGATGCCATCAAATTATGTCTCGCC GACTATCATAAAGTTATCAAGAGcccaatggacatgggaacaataaagAAGAGGCTAGAGAATAACTACTACTGGAGTGCCAGCGAGTGTATGCAGGACTTCAATACAATGTTTACCAACTGTTATATCTACAACAAG CCTACAGATGACATTGTGCTGATGGCCCAAGCTCTAGAGAAGATATTCTTACAGAAAGTGGCCCAAATGCCTCAGGAGGAGGTGGAGCTGCTACCACCGGCGCCCAAAGTCAAAGCAGCCCGCAAACCAGGAGGGCCCGTTAGTGCAG AGAGCCAAGCACAGGGTGAGTCGACGGATTCACCCCCATCTTCTTACCCTAGCTCCCCTCCACTTCTGTCTCAGACTCCTGTCATAGCAGCCACGCCAGTGCCAACCATTACATCTGTTACCCCTGTCCGAGCTGTGCCTACCGCTACCTCCATGATGGCTGTGGTTCCAACGGCACAGCCAGTCATCAAA AAAAAGGGGGTCAAGCGGAAAGCAGACACAACAACTCCCACCACCTCAGCAATCTCGGCCAGTAGAAGTGACTCCCCTACCCAGCTCCTAGAATCCAAACAGGAGAATGTCTTGTCCAGGCGGGAGAGCACAGTGCGGTCCGTCAAGCCTCCCAAAAAGGACACAGAGGATGGAGAGGCGCCACTGCTCAGTGGCAAGAAAGGCAAGCTCGGCGAGCAGCTGAAGCACTGCGAAGTCATCCTGAAGGAGATGCTGTCCAAGAAGTACACGGCCCACGCTTGGCCTTTCTACAAGCCTGTAGACGCAGAAGCGCTAGAACTACATGACTACCATGAAATCATCAAACACCCCATGGACCTGAGCACTGTCAAA AAAAAAATGGACAGTCGAGATTACCAAGATGCCCAAAGTTTTGCGACAGACGTCCGGTTAATGTTTTCAAATTGCTACAAGTACAACCCCCCCGACCACGAGGTTGTTGCAATGGCCAGGAAGCTCCAG GATGTGTTTGAGATGCGATTTGCCAAGATGCCGGACGAGCCCATCGAAGCCACCCAGCTCTCCACCATGCCGGTGGTAAGCAAGAGTACAGAGAGCAGTGAGAGCAGCGGCAACACCTCCAGTACGGAGAGCTCCGACTCAGAGGAGGAGCGGGCCACGCGGCTCGCCGAACTGCAGGAACAG CAAATCACTGTGGAGCACCCCAATGGTAACAGGGCGGGGGGAAAAAACGGGTGTGCCAAACATTTTCAG CTGAAGGCCGTTCACGAACAGCTGGCTGTTCTGTCGCAGGCCCCAGTAAGTAAACCAAAGAAAATGGAGAAAAAGCaaaaagagaagaagaaagagaaggaCAAAGACAAAGCCAACAAGGGGAAGGCTGATGACGAGAAGAAGCCCAAGTCAGCACAGCAAACCAAGCCAGCTAATCAGAAGAAGGCTCCAGCCCGGAAACCAAACCGCACGGGGACGGCTACCAG GCAACCGAAGAAAGGGACCAAGGTGGTGGCGGCAAACAACGAGTCTGAAGAGGAGCCGTCCCTTCCCATGTCATACGACGAGAAGCGCCAGCTCAGCCTGGACATCAACCGTCTTCCGGGTGAGAAGTTGGGCAGGGTGGTCCACATCATCCAGGCCCGGGAGCCTTCGCTGCGTGACTCCAATCCGGACGAGATAGAGATAGACTTTGAGACACTCAAACCCTCTACTCTTCGTGAGCTCGAACGATACGTCAAGTCCTGTTTGCAAAAAAAACAGCGGAAACTTTTAC
- the LOC106580204 gene encoding bromodomain-containing protein 3 isoform X4, giving the protein MSAVPASAPALVNPSPPEFTNPNKPGRKTNQLQYMQNVVVKTLWKHQFAWPFYTPVDAIKLCLADYHKVIKSPMDMGTIKKRLENNYYWSASECMQDFNTMFTNCYIYNKPTDDIVLMAQALEKIFLQKVAQMPQEEVELLPPAPKVKAARKPGGPVSAESQAQGESTDSPPSSYPSSPPLLSQTPVIAATPVPTITSVTPVRAVPTATSMMAVVPTAQPVIKKKGVKRKADTTTPTTSAISASRSDSPTQLLESKQENVLSRRESTVRSVKPPKKDTEDGEAPLLSGKKGKLGEQLKHCEVILKEMLSKKYTAHAWPFYKPVDAEALELHDYHEIIKHPMDLSTVKKKMDSRDYQDAQSFATDVRLMFSNCYKYNPPDHEVVAMARKLQDVFEMRFAKMPDEPIEATQLSTMPVVSKSTESSESSGNTSSTESSDSEEERATRLAELQEQLKAVHEQLAVLSQAPVSKPKKMEKKQKEKKKEKDKDKANKGKADDEKKPKSAQQTKPANQKKAPARKPNRTGTATRQPKKGTKVVAANNESEEEPSLPMSYDEKRQLSLDINRLPGEKLGRVVHIIQAREPSLRDSNPDEIEIDFETLKPSTLRELERYVKSCLQKKQRKLLQKAGSAPAGGASRMSGSSSSSDSGSSSSSGSSSESSDSD; this is encoded by the exons ATGTCGGCTGTTCCTGCGTCCGCCCCGGCACTTGTCAATCCCTCGCCACCAGAGTTCACCAACCCCAACAAGCCTGGCCGGAAAACAAACCAACTACAGTACATGCAGAACGTTGTGGTGAAGACTCTATGGAAGCATCAGTTTGCGTGGCCCTTTTACACACCTGTGGATGCCATCAAATTATGTCTCGCC GACTATCATAAAGTTATCAAGAGcccaatggacatgggaacaataaagAAGAGGCTAGAGAATAACTACTACTGGAGTGCCAGCGAGTGTATGCAGGACTTCAATACAATGTTTACCAACTGTTATATCTACAACAAG CCTACAGATGACATTGTGCTGATGGCCCAAGCTCTAGAGAAGATATTCTTACAGAAAGTGGCCCAAATGCCTCAGGAGGAGGTGGAGCTGCTACCACCGGCGCCCAAAGTCAAAGCAGCCCGCAAACCAGGAGGGCCCGTTAGTGCAG AGAGCCAAGCACAGGGTGAGTCGACGGATTCACCCCCATCTTCTTACCCTAGCTCCCCTCCACTTCTGTCTCAGACTCCTGTCATAGCAGCCACGCCAGTGCCAACCATTACATCTGTTACCCCTGTCCGAGCTGTGCCTACCGCTACCTCCATGATGGCTGTGGTTCCAACGGCACAGCCAGTCATCAAA AAAAAGGGGGTCAAGCGGAAAGCAGACACAACAACTCCCACCACCTCAGCAATCTCGGCCAGTAGAAGTGACTCCCCTACCCAGCTCCTAGAATCCAAACAGGAGAATGTCTTGTCCAGGCGGGAGAGCACAGTGCGGTCCGTCAAGCCTCCCAAAAAGGACACAGAGGATGGAGAGGCGCCACTGCTCAGTGGCAAGAAAGGCAAGCTCGGCGAGCAGCTGAAGCACTGCGAAGTCATCCTGAAGGAGATGCTGTCCAAGAAGTACACGGCCCACGCTTGGCCTTTCTACAAGCCTGTAGACGCAGAAGCGCTAGAACTACATGACTACCATGAAATCATCAAACACCCCATGGACCTGAGCACTGTCAAA AAAAAAATGGACAGTCGAGATTACCAAGATGCCCAAAGTTTTGCGACAGACGTCCGGTTAATGTTTTCAAATTGCTACAAGTACAACCCCCCCGACCACGAGGTTGTTGCAATGGCCAGGAAGCTCCAG GATGTGTTTGAGATGCGATTTGCCAAGATGCCGGACGAGCCCATCGAAGCCACCCAGCTCTCCACCATGCCGGTGGTAAGCAAGAGTACAGAGAGCAGTGAGAGCAGCGGCAACACCTCCAGTACGGAGAGCTCCGACTCAGAGGAGGAGCGGGCCACGCGGCTCGCCGAACTGCAGGAACAG CTGAAGGCCGTTCACGAACAGCTGGCTGTTCTGTCGCAGGCCCCAGTAAGTAAACCAAAGAAAATGGAGAAAAAGCaaaaagagaagaagaaagagaaggaCAAAGACAAAGCCAACAAGGGGAAGGCTGATGACGAGAAGAAGCCCAAGTCAGCACAGCAAACCAAGCCAGCTAATCAGAAGAAGGCTCCAGCCCGGAAACCAAACCGCACGGGGACGGCTACCAG GCAACCGAAGAAAGGGACCAAGGTGGTGGCGGCAAACAACGAGTCTGAAGAGGAGCCGTCCCTTCCCATGTCATACGACGAGAAGCGCCAGCTCAGCCTGGACATCAACCGTCTTCCGGGTGAGAAGTTGGGCAGGGTGGTCCACATCATCCAGGCCCGGGAGCCTTCGCTGCGTGACTCCAATCCGGACGAGATAGAGATAGACTTTGAGACACTCAAACCCTCTACTCTTCGTGAGCTCGAACGATACGTCAAGTCCTGTTTGCAAAAAAAACAGCGGAAACTTTTAC